From a region of the Ficedula albicollis isolate OC2 chromosome 1A, FicAlb1.5, whole genome shotgun sequence genome:
- the CSRP2 gene encoding cysteine and glycine-rich protein 2 → MPNWGGGNKCGACGRTVYHAEEVQCDGRSFHRCCFLCMVCRKNLDSTTVAIHDAEVYCKSCYGKKYGPKGYGYGQGAGTLNMDRGERLGIKPESTPSPHRPTTNPNPSKFAQKFGGTEKCSRCGDSVYAAEKVIGAGKPWHKNCFRCAKCGKSLESTTLTEKEGEIYCKGCYAKNFGPKGFGYGQGAGALVHAQ, encoded by the exons ATGCCGAACTGGGGAGGTGGCAACAAATGCGGTGCCTGTGGCCGCACCGTCTACCATGCTGAGGAGGTGCAGTGCGACGGGAGGAGCTTCCACCGgtgctgcttcctctgca TGGTCTGCCGGAAAAACTTGGACAGCACAACTGTAGCAATCCATGATGCTGAAGTTTATTGCAAATCTTGCTATGGGAAAAAGTATGGCCCAAAAGGTTATGGATATGGCCAAGGGGCAGGCACGCTGAACATGGACAGGGGAGAGAGACTAGGCATCAAGCCTGAGAG CACACCTTCTCCTCACCGGCCCACCACAAATCCAAACCCTTCCAAGTTTGCTCAGAAGTTTGGAGGGACAGAGAAATGCTCTAGGTGTGGAGACTCTGTTTATGCAGCAGAGAAAGTAATAGGAGCTGGAAAG cCATGGCACAAGAACTGCTTTCGATGTGCCAAGTGTGGAAAAAGCCTAGAATCTACAACCCTAActgaaaaagagggagaaatctATTGTAAAG GTTGTTACGCGAAGAACTTTGGCCCCAAGGGATTTGGGTACGGCCAGGGTGCAGGTGCCCTGGTTCACGCCCAGTGA